A portion of the Cellulophaga algicola DSM 14237 genome contains these proteins:
- a CDS encoding ThuA domain-containing protein — protein sequence MIKTSAQDQFSVLLFTQHDDWHYNSIPVAVQAFEEMATENQFIFDWTQRPNDLIEKLPAYDVVIFMNANANYLMPKHMIALKAFMKRGGGFLGIHGTADGENDNTWFDGLVGAKFVNHPKLQAAIVNVEDKDFSATWHLPKKWLRSDEWYNFENMNLDKLTILMTVDEASYDFTAGYDDIPLKGMGEKHPISWYQEYEGGRSFYTALGHKPESFKDKNFLDHIFGAIYWLKGD from the coding sequence ATGATTAAAACGAGTGCTCAAGATCAGTTTAGTGTTTTATTGTTCACCCAACATGATGATTGGCATTACAATAGCATTCCTGTTGCTGTTCAAGCTTTTGAAGAAATGGCAACAGAAAATCAGTTTATTTTTGATTGGACACAAAGACCCAATGATCTTATTGAGAAATTACCAGCATATGATGTGGTAATTTTTATGAACGCCAATGCAAATTATTTAATGCCAAAACACATGATCGCTTTAAAAGCATTTATGAAGCGTGGGGGAGGTTTTTTAGGTATACACGGAACAGCAGATGGCGAAAACGATAATACTTGGTTTGACGGTCTTGTTGGAGCGAAATTTGTGAATCACCCAAAATTACAAGCCGCAATTGTAAACGTAGAGGATAAAGATTTTTCGGCAACATGGCATCTACCAAAGAAATGGCTTCGTAGTGATGAGTGGTATAACTTCGAAAACATGAATTTAGATAAACTTACTATTCTAATGACAGTTGATGAAGCTTCTTATGATTTTACTGCTGGTTATGATGACATTCCTTTAAAAGGAATGGGAGAGAAACATCCCATTTCATGGTATCAAGAGTATGAAGGAGGAAGATCGTTTTATACCGCTTTGGGGCATAAACCAGAATCATTTAAAGACAAAAACTTTTTAGACCACATTTTTGGAGCTATTTATTGGCTTAAAGGAGATT
- a CDS encoding alkaline phosphatase yields the protein MIYRNSIFIALLVTLISCKSAVIKEELRPKAKNVILLIADGTGLSQVSSAFYFKKTKPNYARFKSIGLIKTSSATEDVTDSAAGATAFSTGEKTYNGAVGVAVDSSHLKTLVEILAPQHVKTGLIATSSIQHATPASFYAHVLHRSQYEDIALDLVTSDVDFLAGGGRQFLTKRKDGKNLLAELKVNGFEVDTTALGSFSEIKKHSKMAYLLAEEHMNAVAKGRGDFLPKATELGIEFLNKDAAKSGFFMMIEGSQVDWGGHSNDADYLISELIDFDDAVGKALDFAEKDGNTLVIVTADHETGGFTLASTPKEKEDGTTYDDYKEITGTFSTKGHSATLIPVFAFGPGSEAFNGIYENTGIFHKIFELTNWKNTK from the coding sequence ATGATTTATAGAAATAGTATTTTTATAGCCCTTTTAGTAACATTAATTTCCTGCAAATCTGCAGTTATTAAAGAAGAGTTAAGACCAAAAGCTAAGAATGTTATTCTTTTAATAGCAGATGGTACCGGTTTGTCTCAAGTATCCTCTGCATTTTATTTTAAAAAGACCAAACCAAATTACGCAAGGTTTAAGTCAATCGGACTTATTAAGACCTCTTCTGCAACAGAAGATGTTACAGATTCTGCTGCTGGAGCAACAGCTTTTTCAACAGGAGAAAAGACGTACAATGGTGCTGTTGGTGTTGCTGTAGACTCCTCGCATTTAAAAACTTTGGTAGAGATTTTAGCTCCACAACATGTTAAAACCGGATTAATTGCAACCTCGTCAATACAACATGCCACTCCAGCTAGTTTTTATGCGCATGTTTTACATAGAAGCCAATATGAAGATATTGCTTTAGATTTAGTTACTTCTGATGTAGACTTTTTAGCCGGTGGTGGAAGACAATTTCTTACTAAAAGAAAAGATGGGAAAAATTTATTAGCAGAATTAAAAGTAAATGGATTTGAGGTAGATACAACTGCTTTGGGAAGTTTTTCAGAAATTAAAAAACATTCTAAAATGGCTTATTTATTAGCCGAAGAGCATATGAATGCGGTGGCAAAAGGACGAGGAGATTTTTTACCTAAAGCAACAGAATTAGGTATAGAATTTTTGAATAAAGATGCTGCTAAATCTGGTTTTTTTATGATGATAGAAGGTTCGCAAGTAGATTGGGGAGGTCATTCTAATGATGCTGATTATTTGATATCTGAATTAATTGATTTTGATGACGCTGTAGGTAAAGCGCTAGATTTTGCAGAGAAAGATGGCAATACTTTGGTTATTGTAACTGCAGATCATGAAACAGGAGGTTTTACATTAGCCTCTACCCCAAAGGAAAAAGAAGATGGTACCACTTATGACGATTATAAGGAGATTACAGGTACGTTTTCAACCAAAGGACATTCTGCCACTTTAATTCCGGTGTTTGCTTTTGGTCCAGGTTCTGAGGCATTTAATGGGATATATGAAAACACCGGTATTTTTCATAAAATATTTGAACTAACAAATTGGAAGAATACCAAGTAA
- a CDS encoding glycoside hydrolase family 26 protein → MHKISLIVLLLFLQNGFSQEVIPRFNYNAKYEPEIGIYHGAGQDKNGFQDYVNAVGQSKMPAIYMTYVNITAPVKKIESWGKDLKHVLDSLPKGIMPQIGLGFTGGKDTGAGLDTDVADGKYDKQLQAFYKVLLDLDRPSFTRIGYEFEGDWNGYSPESFKKVFLIISKAFKEKNIKSATVWCSGGGSANFMSLEKLMAYYPGDQYVDWWGIDIFSPEEFDHIGLQNFFDSAHIHEKPVMIGESTPRYVGVLDGEISWDKWFNPFFEMLYDNPGIKAFCYINWDWIYWSNKIGFQWHDWKDARIEKNTFVLKAYKMKMENPIFIHLENK, encoded by the coding sequence ATGCATAAAATAAGTTTAATTGTTCTGTTGTTGTTTTTGCAAAATGGATTTAGCCAAGAGGTTATCCCCCGTTTTAATTATAATGCTAAATACGAACCAGAAATAGGAATTTATCACGGTGCTGGTCAGGATAAAAATGGGTTTCAGGATTATGTAAATGCCGTTGGTCAAAGCAAGATGCCTGCTATATATATGACTTATGTTAATATAACCGCACCAGTAAAAAAGATTGAATCTTGGGGAAAAGATTTAAAACATGTTTTAGATAGTTTGCCCAAAGGGATAATGCCTCAAATTGGTTTAGGATTTACAGGAGGTAAGGATACTGGGGCAGGTTTAGATACAGACGTAGCTGATGGAAAATATGACAAACAATTACAAGCATTCTATAAAGTACTTTTGGATTTAGACAGACCTTCCTTTACCAGAATAGGGTACGAGTTTGAGGGCGATTGGAATGGATATTCTCCTGAAAGTTTTAAAAAAGTATTCCTAATTATTTCAAAGGCATTTAAAGAAAAGAATATAAAATCGGCTACAGTTTGGTGTTCTGGAGGTGGCTCTGCAAATTTTATGAGTCTTGAAAAGCTAATGGCATATTATCCTGGTGACCAATATGTAGATTGGTGGGGTATTGATATTTTTAGCCCTGAAGAATTTGATCATATTGGTTTACAAAACTTTTTTGATAGTGCCCATATTCATGAAAAACCAGTGATGATTGGCGAATCCACCCCACGCTATGTTGGAGTCTTAGATGGTGAAATTTCTTGGGATAAATGGTTCAATCCTTTTTTTGAAATGTTATATGATAACCCAGGAATAAAAGCATTTTGCTACATCAATTGGGATTGGATCTATTGGTCTAATAAAATTGGTTTTCAATGGCATGATTGGAAAGATGCCCGTATAGAAAAAAATACGTTTGTATTGAAGGCTTATAAAATGAAAATGGAGAACCCAATATTTATTCACCTGGAAAATAAATAA
- a CDS encoding glycoside hydrolase family 43 protein, whose translation MKRVVFLLFVSVFLMTYCKNESHEKQQIKSQTSTYSNPILQGFYPDPSICKVNGDFYMVNSTFAYFPGIPIFKSSDLVNWKQIGNVLDRPEQLNLDGLDVSSGIFAPAINYHKGLYYLVCTLVGGENNFVVTAKNPEGPWSNPNWIPELSGIDPSLFFDKDGKSYIVYNSESPDNKPEYDGHRTIKIYEFDLETLKVVGSAQIVINKGAKPEDKPIWIEGPHIYQENGYYYLMAAEGGTSDEHSEVVFRSKNVKGPYVSYKDNPILTQRHLDANRENPVTSTGHADIIEDNNGNWWGVFLGCRPYDNEGHFNTGRETFMVPVKWKNDWPIFDLEGDIVKDNYKISLAKLATKTTSRNVDFKDEFNSNSLAFDWIFLRTPKEKWYSILNGKLKIHTRPETTSGASNPSFIGYRQKHLFGNVTTNLTFKPVSENEKAGLIAFQNEQHYYYLCKSLKDNKPVIQLLKSKEDTLELLIEKPLQLNTSIKLKIEAKGATYSFLFAEGENNWQLLKDTVDARFLSTKVAGGFVGTIYGMYSTSLGVTCENTAEYDWFETENLNKL comes from the coding sequence ATGAAAAGGGTTGTTTTTCTATTATTTGTTTCTGTATTTTTAATGACCTATTGTAAAAATGAAAGTCATGAAAAACAACAAATAAAATCTCAGACAAGTACATACTCCAATCCTATTCTACAAGGTTTTTATCCAGACCCGAGTATCTGTAAGGTTAATGGAGATTTTTACATGGTTAATTCTACGTTTGCTTATTTTCCTGGTATTCCTATATTTAAAAGTTCAGATTTAGTGAATTGGAAACAAATAGGAAACGTATTAGACAGACCAGAGCAATTAAATTTAGATGGTTTAGATGTTTCAAGTGGTATTTTTGCTCCTGCAATTAACTATCACAAAGGTTTATATTACTTGGTTTGTACCTTAGTTGGAGGTGAAAATAATTTTGTGGTTACCGCTAAAAATCCTGAGGGTCCATGGTCTAATCCTAATTGGATTCCAGAACTTTCGGGTATAGACCCATCACTTTTTTTTGATAAAGATGGAAAATCATATATCGTTTACAACAGCGAATCACCAGATAATAAACCAGAATATGATGGTCATCGTACTATAAAAATTTACGAATTCGATTTAGAAACTTTAAAAGTGGTCGGCAGTGCCCAAATAGTTATTAATAAAGGAGCGAAACCAGAAGATAAGCCCATATGGATTGAAGGACCTCATATTTATCAAGAAAACGGATATTACTATTTAATGGCAGCAGAAGGCGGAACCTCTGATGAGCATTCCGAAGTTGTTTTTAGAAGTAAAAATGTAAAAGGGCCTTATGTAAGTTATAAAGATAATCCTATTTTAACCCAAAGACATTTGGATGCGAATAGAGAAAATCCAGTTACATCAACAGGTCATGCAGATATTATTGAAGACAATAATGGAAATTGGTGGGGCGTTTTTCTAGGTTGTAGACCTTACGATAATGAGGGGCATTTTAATACAGGAAGAGAAACATTTATGGTTCCTGTAAAATGGAAAAATGATTGGCCTATTTTTGATTTAGAAGGAGATATTGTAAAAGATAATTATAAAATATCCTTAGCTAAATTAGCAACTAAAACGACATCTAGAAATGTTGATTTTAAAGATGAATTTAATTCGAATTCATTAGCTTTTGACTGGATTTTTTTAAGAACTCCAAAAGAAAAATGGTATTCAATTTTAAATGGAAAATTAAAGATACATACACGTCCAGAAACTACTTCGGGTGCTTCAAACCCAAGTTTTATAGGGTATAGACAAAAACATTTATTTGGGAATGTAACTACAAACCTAACTTTTAAACCAGTTTCTGAAAATGAAAAAGCGGGCTTAATTGCTTTTCAAAATGAACAACATTATTACTATTTATGTAAGAGTTTAAAAGATAATAAACCTGTAATTCAATTATTAAAATCTAAGGAAGATACTTTGGAGTTACTAATTGAAAAACCGCTTCAATTAAATACTTCAATTAAATTAAAAATAGAGGCAAAAGGAGCTACATACAGTTTTTTGTTTGCTGAAGGAGAGAACAATTGGCAACTATTAAAGGATACTGTTGATGCACGCTTTTTAAGCACTAAGGTAGCTGGCGGATTTGTAGGAACCATTTACGGAATGTATTCAACTTCATTAGGGGTTACATGTGAAAATACGGCTGAGTATGATTGGTTTGAAACAGAGAATTTAAACAAATTGTAA
- a CDS encoding endo-1,4-beta-xylanase — protein sequence MLSLFFSCGKKVLPIKTSLKNNAAFPIGTAIKIKTLLSDSELQALQINNFNSITSASDMKMNKVMPSEGVYYWGGVDSIVKYAKANNQRLFGHNLIWHSSTPKWVEEKASKDSLWMSKFMEDYIKTYVGRYKGKVAAWDVVNEGLESAGGAIRKTMWYNAIGKDYIAKAFTYAHEADPNAVLFYNDFNIERDTVKLNATLKLIKELRSQNVPISGIGFQMHTRMDIPDDIIAHALKEAVKTGLQIHLSEVDIIFNTHNDTRGGGIQLYDELTDEMKNKQAEKYKNLIKMYRSIVPEKQQYGITFWDFTDRDSWISGFFKMKDWPTIYDENLEPKPAYFSVLEGLNEKL from the coding sequence ATGCTTTCACTGTTTTTTTCTTGCGGGAAGAAGGTATTACCAATTAAAACAAGCCTTAAAAATAATGCAGCCTTTCCTATAGGAACCGCAATAAAAATTAAAACATTATTAAGCGATTCAGAATTACAAGCCTTACAAATCAACAATTTCAATAGTATTACATCAGCAAGTGATATGAAGATGAACAAGGTTATGCCTAGTGAAGGTGTATATTATTGGGGTGGAGTAGATAGTATTGTTAAGTATGCTAAAGCCAATAATCAACGGCTATTTGGACACAATTTAATTTGGCATAGTTCAACACCAAAATGGGTAGAAGAAAAAGCATCTAAAGATAGTTTATGGATGTCTAAATTTATGGAAGATTATATTAAAACCTATGTGGGGCGTTACAAAGGTAAAGTAGCAGCATGGGATGTAGTAAATGAGGGGCTTGAATCTGCAGGAGGAGCCATTCGGAAAACCATGTGGTATAATGCTATTGGTAAAGATTACATTGCCAAGGCATTTACATATGCGCATGAGGCAGATCCTAACGCCGTTTTGTTTTATAACGATTTTAATATTGAAAGAGATACGGTAAAACTTAATGCGACACTTAAACTAATTAAGGAATTAAGAAGCCAAAACGTTCCGATTTCGGGAATAGGTTTTCAAATGCATACTCGAATGGATATTCCAGACGATATTATTGCCCATGCGCTAAAAGAAGCAGTAAAAACAGGCTTGCAAATTCATCTATCAGAAGTTGATATTATTTTTAATACACATAATGATACTAGAGGTGGAGGTATTCAATTGTATGATGAGCTTACCGATGAGATGAAAAATAAACAAGCAGAAAAGTATAAAAACCTTATTAAAATGTACCGTTCTATAGTTCCTGAAAAGCAACAATATGGTATTACTTTTTGGGATTTTACAGATAGAGATAGCTGGATTAGTGGTTTTTTTAAAATGAAAGATTGGCCAACAATTTATGATGAAAACTTAGAACCAAAACCTGCATATTTTAGTGTTTTAGAAGGTTTAAATGAAAAATTATAA
- a CDS encoding GDSL-type esterase/lipase family protein — protein MKFLLLFIVPFYCLAQPNEFFKDEVAAITEKYDSIWDSSKETIIFTGSSSVRMWKSLERNFPEHQILNTGFGGSQTIDLLGYTEELILMYQPKKVFIYEGDNDISSKKKHKEILRNFSKIIKQIKKNDSTTKVVIISPKPSISRWKLKGKYRKLNRKLRRFCDENENLEFANVWDIMLHRKKIKSDLFISDGLHMNEKGYQLWHSIIKKYID, from the coding sequence GTGAAATTTTTACTGTTATTTATAGTGCCCTTTTATTGTTTAGCACAACCTAATGAATTTTTTAAGGATGAAGTAGCTGCAATTACTGAAAAATATGATTCTATATGGGATTCCTCCAAGGAAACCATCATATTTACAGGTAGTTCAAGTGTACGCATGTGGAAATCATTAGAACGCAATTTTCCAGAACATCAAATACTAAATACAGGTTTTGGAGGATCACAAACTATTGATTTATTAGGCTATACGGAAGAGCTTATTTTAATGTATCAACCTAAAAAAGTATTCATTTACGAGGGAGACAACGATATATCGTCTAAAAAAAAACATAAAGAAATACTCCGTAATTTTTCAAAAATCATTAAACAAATAAAAAAGAATGACAGTACTACAAAGGTGGTTATCATCTCTCCGAAACCAAGTATTTCTCGTTGGAAATTAAAAGGTAAATACAGAAAATTAAATAGAAAATTAAGGCGATTTTGCGATGAAAATGAGAATTTAGAGTTCGCAAACGTATGGGATATCATGCTCCACAGAAAAAAAATAAAGTCAGATCTTTTTATAAGTGATGGCTTACACATGAATGAAAAAGGATACCAACTCTGGCATTCTATTATTAAAAAATATATAGATTAA
- a CDS encoding family 20 glycosylhydrolase, translated as MKKKILAIKIALFALAIISLSCAEKKKKINLVFPETNLASENIIPKPSKIIATNSAFGLDKNTVIYTSQASNEFEAVGQFLSDKIEELTALKIPVNSTELETVDRVIYINQSDSLDLQVKESYQLYISKDSIIINSMTAEGAFRGVQTLRQIIPEKSNDTITDHAMWLVPSGKIIDSPNFEYRGAMLDVARHFFSVSEIKKYIDLLAYYKINQLHLHLTDDQGWRIEIKSWPKLTSVSGNTEVGGGKGGFYTQEEYSEIVAYATEHHMTIIPEVDMPGHTNAASVAYPILNGNGKTLKPYTGTHVGFSTFDAHKDTVYAFIDDVVREIAALTPGPYFHIGGDESHVTKKKDYILFVNRVEKIVQKHGKQMIGWDEIMQADVDSSSIAQHWNTKKNATDAAARGSKIIMSPATRAYLDMKYDDASIHGLDWAALIPVDTAYNWSPTTYIKELKKEDILGIEAPLWSETIANMAELEYLAFPRMIGYAELGWSTDENRNWEDFKIRLANQTPYLNRMNVNYYPSELIDWKKDTTNDTLKN; from the coding sequence ATGAAAAAAAAGATACTCGCAATAAAAATAGCCTTGTTTGCACTGGCAATTATCTCACTTTCTTGTGCTGAAAAAAAGAAAAAAATCAACCTTGTATTTCCTGAAACAAATTTAGCTTCCGAAAATATAATTCCGAAACCCTCTAAAATTATAGCTACAAATTCGGCTTTTGGCTTGGATAAAAACACGGTAATCTATACCTCACAAGCTTCTAATGAATTTGAAGCAGTAGGGCAATTCTTATCTGACAAGATTGAAGAACTTACGGCATTAAAGATTCCTGTAAATTCTACGGAGCTAGAAACTGTAGATCGGGTTATTTACATCAACCAATCAGACAGTCTTGATTTACAGGTAAAAGAATCTTATCAGTTATATATCTCTAAAGATTCTATCATCATTAATTCTATGACTGCAGAAGGCGCTTTTAGAGGTGTCCAAACACTTAGACAGATAATCCCAGAAAAGAGTAATGATACCATCACGGATCACGCTATGTGGTTAGTTCCTTCAGGCAAAATCATAGATAGTCCTAATTTTGAATATAGAGGAGCTATGTTAGATGTTGCTAGACACTTTTTTAGTGTTTCTGAAATAAAAAAATATATTGATCTACTGGCTTACTACAAAATTAATCAATTACACCTGCACCTTACAGATGATCAAGGTTGGCGCATTGAAATAAAATCATGGCCAAAACTTACCTCGGTTTCGGGTAATACAGAAGTTGGTGGTGGTAAAGGCGGTTTTTACACGCAAGAAGAGTATAGTGAAATTGTTGCGTATGCTACTGAACATCATATGACCATTATTCCTGAAGTAGATATGCCAGGGCATACCAATGCTGCTTCTGTTGCATATCCAATTCTTAACGGAAATGGTAAAACCCTAAAACCTTATACGGGTACTCATGTGGGCTTTAGTACATTTGATGCCCACAAGGATACCGTTTATGCTTTTATTGATGATGTAGTTAGAGAAATAGCAGCACTTACTCCTGGACCTTATTTTCATATAGGAGGAGATGAAAGTCATGTAACAAAAAAGAAAGATTATATCCTTTTTGTAAATCGTGTAGAAAAAATTGTTCAAAAACATGGCAAGCAAATGATTGGCTGGGATGAAATTATGCAAGCGGATGTAGATAGCAGCAGTATTGCACAACATTGGAACACGAAAAAAAATGCAACGGATGCAGCAGCAAGAGGATCAAAAATAATTATGTCTCCCGCTACGAGAGCTTATCTGGATATGAAATATGATGACGCCTCTATTCATGGCTTAGATTGGGCAGCACTTATTCCTGTAGATACCGCTTACAATTGGTCTCCTACCACCTACATTAAAGAGCTAAAAAAAGAAGATATCTTAGGAATAGAAGCACCACTTTGGTCTGAAACAATAGCAAACATGGCTGAACTTGAATACTTGGCATTCCCAAGAATGATAGGATACGCAGAACTTGGTTGGTCTACCGATGAAAATAGAAATTGGGAAGATTTTAAAATAAGATTAGCGAACCAAACACCCTACTTAAACAGAATGAATGTAAACTACTACCCTTCTGAATTAATAGATTGGAAAAAGGATACTACAAACGATACACTTAAAAATTAG
- a CDS encoding lactonase family protein codes for MKYYTIFLVLIMLASCKPEPKNVEEASDNNNEVPVTSFYVGTYTNKESKGIYSYSLTTEGKMNKIGLAAEATNPSYLALSPNKKYLLAVNEENQDNNGFVSAYEIKNDSLLFKNKVLSGGAHPCHISINKDNYLVVSNYTGGSVGLLQLNLEGYVSDVLDLQQHTGKGTTKRQEAPHAHSSWFDNDTFISADLGTNELWFSKIDTLNNKLEAIKPYKLAMEEGAGPRHLTVHPSKNYSYVFNELDNTITSLLKSGNGTYEKVQTISTIPEGFTGATKGADIHISDDGKFVYASNRGHDSIAIFSVNESDGRLNLVGYESCHGENPRNFSLSPDNNFLIVANQDTNNLVSFKRNSQTGLLTFVAEIEAPTPVCILFN; via the coding sequence ATGAAATATTACACAATTTTTTTAGTCCTTATTATGCTTGCAAGCTGTAAACCTGAGCCAAAGAATGTTGAAGAAGCTTCTGATAACAATAATGAAGTACCCGTTACTTCTTTTTATGTAGGTACCTATACAAATAAAGAAAGTAAAGGAATTTATAGCTACAGCCTTACGACTGAAGGAAAAATGAACAAAATTGGATTAGCTGCAGAAGCAACAAACCCATCCTATTTAGCACTAAGCCCTAATAAAAAATACCTATTAGCGGTGAACGAAGAAAATCAAGACAATAATGGTTTTGTAAGTGCTTATGAGATTAAAAATGATAGCTTACTATTTAAAAATAAGGTATTGTCTGGTGGTGCACATCCTTGCCACATCAGTATAAATAAAGACAACTACTTGGTAGTTTCTAATTATACAGGAGGTTCTGTTGGCTTATTACAACTAAACTTAGAAGGATACGTATCAGATGTACTAGATCTACAGCAACATACAGGAAAAGGTACTACAAAAAGACAAGAAGCCCCACATGCACATTCTTCTTGGTTTGATAATGATACTTTTATATCGGCAGATCTAGGAACAAATGAGCTTTGGTTTTCTAAAATTGACACTTTAAATAATAAACTAGAAGCAATTAAACCTTACAAATTGGCTATGGAAGAAGGTGCTGGTCCAAGACACTTGACTGTACACCCAAGTAAAAATTACAGCTATGTTTTTAATGAGCTAGACAATACAATTACTAGTCTTTTAAAGTCTGGGAATGGCACTTATGAAAAAGTGCAAACTATTTCTACTATTCCTGAAGGTTTTACAGGCGCAACAAAAGGCGCTGATATACATATTTCTGATGATGGAAAATTTGTATACGCCTCTAACCGAGGTCACGACAGTATTGCCATTTTTAGTGTAAATGAAAGTGATGGTCGTTTAAATTTAGTAGGATACGAATCTTGCCATGGAGAGAATCCAAGAAATTTTTCGTTATCACCAGATAACAATTTTCTAATCGTTGCTAATCAGGATACTAATAATTTGGTATCGTTTAAAAGAAATTCTCAAACAGGCCTATTAACTTTCGTAGCAGAAATAGAAGCTCCTACTCCTGTTTGTATTCTTTTTAACTAA
- a CDS encoding response regulator, whose product MNNQSNSVFRILLVEDDEITNYITTTKLKNLGFENVDAVLNGELAIEYLSANQPNLIFLDVNMPVMDGFEFLDSKAVKSLYSDIPIVMLTSSGRPKDKEVASNYENVIGYLEKPLNYEKIQNIFSTINKL is encoded by the coding sequence ATGAACAATCAATCAAACAGCGTTTTCAGAATATTACTAGTGGAGGATGATGAGATTACCAATTACATTACAACTACAAAACTGAAAAATTTAGGTTTTGAAAATGTGGATGCTGTGTTAAATGGTGAACTAGCAATAGAATACCTTTCTGCTAACCAACCAAATTTAATTTTTCTAGATGTTAATATGCCTGTAATGGATGGGTTTGAGTTTTTAGATTCTAAAGCTGTTAAATCTTTATATTCAGATATTCCTATAGTAATGCTAACATCTTCAGGTAGGCCTAAGGATAAAGAAGTTGCATCAAATTATGAAAATGTCATCGGATATTTAGAAAAACCATTAAATTATGAAAAAATTCAAAACATATTTTCAACAATAAATAAGTTATAA
- a CDS encoding PAS domain-containing sensor histidine kinase, whose translation MAKIDGEYDKELRGAFFNMAYSPFVILNKDLNFVDINQAALNTIKIKREDFIGRNLLDFFPYLKENERYQLYKNVLVTGKSIGFDEVSFHTDNGVLKFMIKAFKIGDYLGMSTLDVTSLTNTIDQLKAAKINLQTVNDNLKRKNQELEEFSYVAAHDLRSPLTNIHSLLDMLQSDNSISEKGMPVFEKVQQVAKQMCDKLRALNSVIALKTTLDDKIEIINFSAIVSKVKSIHIEEIVQTRTIIKEDFVHAPTIDYNLKQMESILQNLISNAIKYRNPNRKSVIFIKTSLVQGKLVLTVKDNGLGFDKTTPPEKIFGLFKRMHTHVEGLGVGLYVTHSMITNNGGEISVKSELNKGTEFKIIF comes from the coding sequence ATGGCAAAAATAGATGGGGAATACGATAAGGAGCTAAGAGGAGCCTTTTTCAATATGGCATACTCACCCTTCGTTATTCTGAATAAAGATTTAAATTTTGTCGATATTAATCAAGCTGCTCTAAATACCATTAAAATTAAAAGAGAAGATTTTATTGGAAGAAATTTATTAGATTTTTTTCCTTATTTAAAAGAGAATGAGAGGTATCAATTATATAAAAATGTCTTGGTAACAGGTAAGTCTATTGGTTTTGATGAAGTTTCTTTTCATACCGATAACGGCGTACTTAAATTCATGATCAAAGCATTTAAAATCGGTGATTATTTAGGTATGAGTACTCTGGATGTCACGAGTTTAACCAATACTATTGATCAGCTAAAGGCTGCAAAAATAAATTTACAAACCGTAAACGATAATCTGAAGCGCAAAAATCAAGAATTAGAAGAGTTTTCATATGTAGCGGCACACGATTTAAGATCACCGCTGACTAATATTCATAGTTTATTAGACATGTTACAAAGTGATAATTCAATTTCTGAGAAAGGGATGCCTGTCTTTGAGAAAGTGCAACAAGTAGCAAAGCAAATGTGCGATAAGTTAAGAGCTTTAAACTCCGTAATTGCTTTAAAGACAACTTTAGATGATAAAATTGAAATTATTAATTTCTCTGCTATTGTAAGTAAAGTAAAGAGTATTCATATTGAAGAAATAGTGCAGACTAGAACTATCATAAAAGAAGATTTTGTACATGCTCCTACCATTGATTATAATTTGAAACAAATGGAAAGTATCTTGCAAAATTTGATCTCTAATGCTATTAAATATAGAAATCCAAATAGAAAATCTGTTATTTTTATTAAGACAAGTTTAGTTCAAGGTAAACTAGTTTTAACCGTTAAAGACAATGGACTTGGGTTTGATAAAACTACCCCTCCAGAAAAAATATTCGGACTGTTTAAAAGAATGCATACTCACGTAGAAGGTTTAGGAGTAGGGCTTTATGTGACGCATTCTATGATTACCAATAATGGAGGAGAAATTAGTGTGAAAAGTGAATTAAATAAAGGAACCGAATTTAAAATTATATTTTAA